One window from the genome of Dyadobacter sp. CECT 9275 encodes:
- a CDS encoding IPT/TIG domain-containing protein: MKFRLILLLVILVACSEKGTEEIISKPSLASFSPASGGKGTVVTFSGENFGSDVSKVSVKLNSMDARIISVSDKAITAEVPGKSGYGNFELKINGETFTTTEKFRYLYSGTVSYFSGGESGYADGPAQAVKFSGIYNILYDKGNIYTVDLGNCMIRKTILDGSTSTIVGTPHSGFQDGKGDEALMKFPIGMDITPDGVIYVADAYNSAIRKVTTDGTLTTYTGNPQRSGYEDGSLQHAKFKTPYGVKLDQSGNLWVCDTENARIRKITPDGNVSTYAGSTEGYADGTLKEAKFKMPAYLTFDEAGNMYIADKHNHCIRLITPAGQVSTIAGQPTQNGYADGKGNAAKFDQPSNIQVDKLGMMYVTDLYNHCVRLIYPDGTVTTLAGKPGKSGYAEGKGQDALFYHPQGSTLDPAGNLYISDSYNNRIRKITIE, encoded by the coding sequence ATGAAATTCCGATTGATACTCCTCCTGGTTATTCTGGTTGCATGCTCCGAAAAAGGGACGGAAGAAATTATTTCCAAGCCGAGTTTAGCTTCCTTCAGCCCGGCAAGCGGCGGAAAAGGGACCGTAGTTACCTTCTCAGGTGAAAACTTCGGCTCCGATGTATCCAAAGTTTCCGTAAAACTGAACAGCATGGATGCCAGGATTATTTCCGTCTCCGACAAGGCCATTACTGCAGAAGTACCGGGGAAGTCGGGATACGGAAATTTCGAGCTTAAAATAAACGGTGAAACTTTTACCACGACTGAAAAATTCAGATACCTGTATTCCGGGACGGTCAGCTATTTTTCCGGAGGTGAAAGCGGATATGCCGATGGACCAGCGCAGGCCGTGAAGTTTAGCGGTATTTATAACATTCTTTATGACAAGGGAAACATTTATACTGTTGATCTGGGCAACTGTATGATCCGGAAAACCATTCTGGATGGCTCCACTTCAACCATCGTGGGTACGCCTCATTCAGGATTTCAAGATGGCAAGGGGGATGAGGCGCTCATGAAATTTCCGATTGGTATGGACATCACACCCGATGGAGTTATTTATGTGGCAGATGCCTACAACAGTGCGATCAGGAAAGTGACTACCGATGGTACACTGACCACCTACACGGGCAACCCGCAGCGTTCGGGTTATGAGGATGGGTCGCTGCAGCATGCAAAGTTTAAAACGCCATACGGCGTCAAACTTGATCAATCAGGAAACCTGTGGGTGTGTGATACGGAGAATGCCCGGATCAGGAAAATCACTCCGGATGGAAATGTCAGTACCTATGCCGGCAGTACGGAGGGATATGCCGACGGTACATTAAAAGAGGCCAAATTCAAAATGCCTGCTTATCTTACCTTTGACGAAGCCGGAAACATGTACATTGCCGACAAACATAATCACTGCATCCGGCTGATCACCCCTGCGGGCCAGGTTTCTACAATTGCGGGACAACCTACCCAAAACGGGTACGCCGATGGGAAAGGCAATGCCGCTAAGTTTGACCAGCCCAGTAATATCCAGGTAGATAAGCTAGGTATGATGTATGTCACAGACTTGTACAATCACTGCGTCAGGCTTATTTACCCTGACGGGACAGTAACCACCCTGGCAGGTAAGCCGGGCAAATCGGGGTATGCAGAAGGAAAAGGACAGGATGCTTTATTTTATCACCCACAGGGCAGCACACTTGACCCTGCCGGAAACCTCTATATCAGTGATTCTTACAATAATCGTATCCGGAAAATCACAATAGAATAA
- a CDS encoding APC family permease: MQNSQHKIGWLTACALVVSNMVGTGVFTSLGFQLDSIQNTWSIILLWTLGGILALIGAFTFAELGTHYANENGGDYVFISKGIHPFFGYLSALVSMVAGFSAPVAIAGIAMEAYLAPFHISHPRILTVSIILVIGFIHSFSLKHSGIFQNFSTTIKVLFIVMILACGVYFSSLPGNAIRLDNSYRSEILTSGFAVSLLYVTYAYTGWNAAAYIVSEIKDPRKNLPKALLTATLAVTVTYILLQLVFLKFASAEQLKGKADVAVISFSNLFGSNGIKWISVGISVQLIATMSSYVWIGSRITRRMARDYPLWKYFDHMNRRDIPVRAIWLQIGITCLLLFSGTLEQVLLYTSFVLQLMGTLAVASLLGSQRKPGDYPSPFRPWLQWTYIIFSICVLGFIAIDKPLESFAGLAVVLLAGISYFLKPPQAKTDDAPNSEKF, translated from the coding sequence ATGCAGAATTCACAACACAAAATCGGCTGGCTTACTGCCTGCGCATTGGTTGTTTCCAATATGGTTGGAACGGGAGTTTTCACAAGCCTCGGTTTTCAGCTGGATAGCATTCAAAATACGTGGTCCATCATTTTGCTCTGGACGCTTGGAGGTATCCTGGCGCTCATCGGTGCCTTTACTTTTGCTGAACTGGGGACACACTATGCCAATGAAAACGGTGGCGACTATGTTTTCATTTCAAAAGGTATTCACCCGTTTTTCGGTTACCTGTCGGCCCTGGTATCTATGGTTGCGGGGTTTTCTGCGCCAGTTGCCATTGCGGGAATTGCCATGGAAGCCTATCTGGCCCCGTTTCACATTTCACATCCCCGTATCCTCACCGTTTCCATCATCCTGGTGATCGGATTCATCCATTCCTTTAGCCTTAAACACAGCGGCATTTTTCAGAATTTTTCGACGACCATTAAAGTACTCTTTATTGTTATGATCCTGGCTTGCGGCGTTTACTTTTCCTCTCTGCCGGGAAACGCCATACGGCTGGACAATAGCTACAGGTCCGAAATCCTGACCTCCGGTTTTGCCGTTTCGCTGCTTTATGTTACTTATGCCTACACGGGGTGGAACGCTGCCGCTTACATTGTTTCAGAAATCAAAGATCCCAGAAAAAATTTACCCAAAGCTTTACTGACGGCTACCCTGGCAGTCACCGTGACGTACATATTACTGCAACTGGTATTCTTAAAATTTGCCTCCGCCGAACAACTGAAAGGCAAGGCCGATGTAGCCGTTATTTCCTTTTCCAATCTCTTCGGAAGCAATGGAATAAAATGGATCAGTGTCGGGATCTCTGTACAGCTAATTGCCACCATGAGCTCTTATGTGTGGATTGGCTCCCGTATCACGCGGCGCATGGCTCGGGATTATCCTCTCTGGAAATATTTTGACCATATGAATCGCCGGGACATTCCGGTCCGGGCGATATGGTTACAGATCGGTATTACCTGTCTGCTTTTATTTTCCGGGACATTGGAACAGGTACTGCTTTATACTTCCTTCGTACTCCAGCTGATGGGCACGCTGGCTGTTGCAAGCTTGCTGGGCTCCCAAAGAAAACCCGGTGATTATCCCAGCCCGTTTCGCCCCTGGCTTCAATGGACCTACATTATTTTTAGTATTTGTGTACTGGGATTTATAGCAATTGACAAACCTCTGGAAAGTTTTGCCGGCCTTGCGGTTGTTTTACTGGCAGGTATCTCCTATTTTCTGAAACCTCCGCAGGCAAAAACGGATGATGCTCCTAACAGCGAAAAATTTTAG
- a CDS encoding MOSC domain-containing protein translates to MVLSEIWIYPVKSLGGIRLKEAKVEERGLQFDRRWMIVDENGMFLTQRAQPRMALLDVSLEQHGLKITDRLYESGFVTIPYETVSGPEIKVTVWDDEVSAEVVSEEASNWLSRYLQLPVKLVKMPEACDRKADPKYAPNNEHVSFADGFPFLLISQESLDDLNTRLQVPVTMLRFRPNFVVAGATAYLEDELNKISISGIEFSLVKPCSRCVLTTIDPVTADKGSEPLKTLASYRRLNNKVLFGQNLVASKEGVVQEGDSVLVLH, encoded by the coding sequence ATGGTACTCTCAGAAATATGGATATATCCGGTAAAATCACTCGGCGGAATCCGGCTGAAAGAAGCAAAAGTGGAAGAAAGAGGGCTGCAATTTGACCGCCGGTGGATGATTGTAGATGAAAACGGAATGTTCCTTACGCAAAGGGCCCAGCCCAGAATGGCCTTACTGGATGTATCTCTTGAACAGCACGGATTAAAAATTACAGACCGCCTTTACGAATCAGGATTTGTGACAATACCGTATGAAACGGTATCCGGACCAGAAATAAAAGTTACCGTGTGGGACGATGAAGTATCCGCGGAGGTCGTAAGCGAAGAAGCCAGCAACTGGCTGAGCCGGTACCTGCAGCTGCCTGTAAAGCTTGTAAAAATGCCGGAAGCTTGTGATCGAAAAGCTGATCCGAAATATGCCCCGAACAATGAGCATGTGAGCTTTGCAGACGGCTTCCCATTTCTGCTGATATCTCAGGAGTCTCTGGACGATTTAAATACCAGGCTTCAGGTACCCGTTACCATGCTCCGCTTCCGTCCCAACTTTGTTGTGGCCGGTGCTACCGCTTACCTGGAAGACGAGCTTAATAAGATAAGCATTTCAGGTATTGAATTTTCATTGGTTAAACCCTGCTCGCGCTGTGTCCTTACCACCATTGACCCCGTAACGGCCGATAAAGGCTCCGAACCTTTAAAAACACTTGCGTCTTACCGGCGCCTAAATAACAAGGTACTTTTTGGACAAAATCTTGTCGCCAGCAAGGAAGGAGTTGTGCAGGAAGGGGATTCTGTTTTAGTTTTGCACTGA
- the lpxA gene encoding acyl-ACP--UDP-N-acetylglucosamine O-acyltransferase: protein MTQSLSYIHPDARIAQNVEVEPFAMIHQDVEIGEGSWIGSHAVINSGARIGKNCKIYPGAVISATPQDLKYNNEYTLTIIGDNTTIREYATISRGTEEHWKTVVGADCLIMAYAHVAHDCRVGSSCIIGNNVQMAGHVHVGDWAIISALSAVHQFVKIGPHAFVSGASLVRKDVPPFTKAAREPISYAGINSVGLRRRGFSNEKIIEIQNIYRYVYMKGLNNAEAMQKIELELPPSDERDIIINFIRNSERGIMKSPFQASGSAEGEAQS, encoded by the coding sequence ATGACACAATCGTTATCATATATCCATCCTGACGCTCGGATCGCTCAGAATGTAGAGGTAGAGCCTTTTGCTATGATTCACCAAGACGTTGAGATTGGAGAGGGATCATGGATAGGCTCTCATGCCGTAATTAATTCCGGTGCAAGGATTGGTAAAAACTGCAAAATTTACCCGGGAGCGGTAATTTCGGCCACGCCTCAGGATCTGAAATACAACAATGAGTACACCCTCACGATCATCGGTGACAATACCACGATCCGTGAATATGCAACCATCAGCCGCGGTACCGAAGAGCACTGGAAAACGGTAGTAGGTGCCGACTGTCTCATTATGGCCTATGCGCACGTAGCACACGACTGTCGGGTCGGAAGCAGTTGTATCATAGGTAATAACGTGCAGATGGCCGGGCATGTCCACGTGGGAGACTGGGCCATTATCAGTGCATTAAGCGCTGTTCACCAGTTTGTTAAGATAGGTCCGCATGCTTTTGTTTCGGGAGCTTCACTGGTACGTAAGGACGTACCACCCTTTACCAAGGCCGCAAGGGAGCCTATTTCTTATGCAGGTATTAATTCGGTAGGATTAAGACGCCGTGGTTTCAGCAATGAAAAGATCATTGAGATACAGAATATCTATCGCTACGTTTATATGAAGGGACTCAACAATGCTGAGGCCATGCAGAAAATTGAGCTGGAACTTCCTCCGTCTGACGAGAGAGATATCATTATAAATTTCATAAGGAATTCGGAAAGGGGAATTATGAAAAGTCCCTTTCAGGCAAGCGGTTCTGCCGAGGGCGAGGCGCAGTCCTGA
- a CDS encoding bifunctional UDP-3-O-[3-hydroxymyristoyl] N-acetylglucosamine deacetylase/3-hydroxyacyl-ACP dehydratase yields the protein MNEKQQTISKSVSVTGVGLHTGVVATMTFVPAPANHGYKFQRVDLPDQPIVDADVDNVVDLSRGTTIEQNGARIHTVEHTLAALVGLQIDNVLIQLDGPEPPIMDGSSIRFVDALIDAGIEEQNAYRNYFEVPEYVHYKNKEKDTELVALPLSDYRLTVMVDYNSKVISSQHASLNDITLFKDDIAACRTFVFLHELEALYKQNLIKGGDLTNAIVIVDREVEDGELDHLSQLLNKPKVSVDKSKGILNNVDLHYSNEMARHKLLDLIGDLALIGRPIKAQILAARPGHAANVGLAKKIKKLIKSGKGDIPQYDPKKAPIFDINQIGQLLAHRYPFQMIDKIIALDENSVVGVKNVTINEQYFLGHFPGNPVMPGVLQLEAMAQTGGILVLTSVPDPDNYWPYLIGIDACRFRRNVFPGDTVIFKCEFTSPMKRGIVKMSGRGYVSGQLVCEADMIASLVKKK from the coding sequence ATGAACGAAAAACAACAAACCATTTCCAAGTCCGTATCAGTAACGGGAGTAGGTTTACACACCGGTGTGGTAGCAACAATGACCTTTGTGCCAGCGCCAGCCAACCATGGATACAAATTTCAGCGGGTTGATTTACCGGATCAGCCGATCGTCGATGCCGATGTTGATAACGTTGTCGACTTGTCGCGGGGAACTACCATAGAACAGAACGGAGCCCGTATTCATACTGTTGAGCATACACTGGCAGCACTGGTGGGCCTACAGATTGACAACGTACTGATCCAGCTGGATGGCCCTGAGCCGCCGATCATGGACGGCAGTTCCATCCGGTTTGTGGATGCACTGATCGACGCGGGAATAGAAGAGCAGAATGCCTACCGTAACTATTTCGAAGTACCGGAATACGTTCATTATAAAAATAAAGAAAAAGATACCGAACTGGTAGCCCTGCCGTTATCGGACTATCGCCTCACGGTGATGGTGGACTATAATTCGAAGGTCATCAGTAGCCAGCATGCCTCTTTGAACGATATTACTTTGTTCAAAGACGATATCGCGGCCTGCCGTACCTTCGTTTTTCTGCACGAACTGGAAGCGCTTTACAAGCAAAATCTTATCAAAGGCGGAGATCTTACCAATGCCATCGTAATTGTTGACCGGGAAGTGGAAGATGGTGAACTGGACCATCTGTCGCAACTGCTGAACAAGCCCAAGGTAAGTGTTGACAAGTCCAAAGGCATTTTGAATAATGTGGATCTCCACTATTCAAATGAAATGGCGCGGCACAAGCTGCTAGATTTGATTGGTGACCTGGCACTGATAGGCCGGCCTATCAAAGCACAGATACTTGCCGCCCGTCCGGGACATGCGGCCAATGTAGGGCTTGCCAAAAAAATCAAGAAACTGATTAAGTCAGGAAAGGGTGATATCCCTCAGTATGACCCCAAAAAGGCACCTATCTTTGATATTAACCAGATAGGCCAGCTGCTGGCACATCGTTATCCATTTCAGATGATCGACAAGATCATTGCACTGGATGAAAATAGTGTGGTGGGGGTCAAAAATGTTACCATCAACGAACAGTATTTTCTGGGTCATTTCCCGGGCAATCCTGTGATGCCAGGTGTACTCCAGCTGGAAGCCATGGCACAAACGGGAGGCATACTTGTACTGACAAGTGTCCCTGATCCTGATAATTACTGGCCCTATCTGATTGGCATTGATGCTTGTCGTTTCAGAAGAAATGTTTTTCCGGGTGATACCGTAATTTTTAAATGTGAATTTACTTCCCCTATGAAAAGAGGGATCGTAAAAATGAGTGGCCGCGGATATGTTTCCGGTCAGCTGGTATGTGAAGCGGATATGATTGCAAGCCTGGTAAAGAAAAAATGA
- the lpxD gene encoding UDP-3-O-(3-hydroxymyristoyl)glucosamine N-acyltransferase, translating to MKFTVSEIAKMLDGTIVGDETIIINSAAKIEEGQPGCISFLANTKYEPYIYSTGSSAVIVNKDFSPKREIQATLIYVENAYTAFTILLEEYQKLMAGGKFGVEQPSFFGDNSSMGQGGYRGAFSYVGKNCIIGNNVKIYPSTYIGDKVEIGDNTTIHPGVRIYDNTIIGKNCTIFANTVIGGDGFGFAPLADGSYKTIPQLGNVVIEDDVSIGSNTTIDCATMGSTIIRKGVKLDNLIQIAHNVEIGKNTVIAAQSGVSGSSQIGEQCVIAGQVGITGHIFIANNTKIGAQSGLGKSIKKEGLSLSGSPARDLTEHLRSMALTRRLPEMEERLKDLERKREHSEVQERD from the coding sequence ATGAAATTTACTGTCAGCGAGATTGCTAAAATGCTTGATGGAACAATTGTTGGGGATGAAACAATTATAATTAATTCGGCTGCGAAAATCGAGGAAGGACAGCCGGGATGTATTTCTTTTTTGGCTAATACCAAATATGAACCGTATATATATAGTACCGGATCTTCGGCTGTAATTGTCAACAAAGATTTTAGTCCGAAAAGGGAGATCCAGGCAACGCTGATCTACGTTGAGAATGCATATACCGCTTTTACAATCCTGCTTGAAGAGTATCAGAAACTGATGGCCGGTGGAAAGTTTGGCGTGGAGCAGCCCAGTTTCTTTGGAGATAACAGTTCCATGGGGCAGGGCGGATACCGTGGTGCTTTTTCTTATGTAGGTAAAAACTGCATAATTGGCAACAATGTGAAAATTTACCCTAGTACCTACATCGGCGACAAGGTGGAGATTGGGGACAATACAACCATTCATCCAGGTGTAAGAATTTATGATAATACAATTATTGGGAAAAACTGTACTATTTTTGCCAATACAGTAATTGGTGGTGATGGTTTCGGATTTGCTCCCCTGGCCGACGGATCCTATAAAACCATTCCTCAGCTGGGCAATGTGGTGATCGAAGATGACGTGAGCATAGGTTCCAACACAACCATTGACTGTGCAACAATGGGTTCGACCATTATCAGGAAAGGAGTGAAGCTGGATAATCTTATTCAGATAGCTCATAATGTAGAGATCGGGAAAAATACCGTAATTGCTGCGCAATCAGGAGTTTCCGGATCGTCGCAGATAGGGGAACAGTGTGTGATTGCGGGGCAAGTAGGAATTACCGGGCACATATTTATTGCAAATAATACGAAAATAGGCGCGCAAAGCGGGTTGGGCAAGTCTATCAAAAAAGAGGGGTTGTCGCTTTCGGGGTCACCTGCCAGGGATCTTACAGAACATCTGAGATCTATGGCGCTTACAAGAAGATTACCGGAAATGGAAGAAAGATTGAAAGATCTGGAACGGAAACGGGAACACTCGGAAGTTCAGGAAAGAGATTAA
- a CDS encoding HD domain-containing protein, which yields MNKRKIINDPVYGFISISSDLLFDLVEHPYFQRLRRIKQLGLADVVYPGALHTRFHHALGAMHLMSQTLRALQEKGHLIWGPEIEAAQIAILLHDLGHGPFSHVLESVLMPGVKHEAITLALMKDLNRQMNGRLDMAIQMFEGTYPRKFFHQMVSSQLDMDRMDYLNRDSFYTGVIEGSIGADRLIKMFDISHDQLVVEEKGLLSIENFLHARRLMYWQVYLHKTLLSAQAMLTQILRRARELSNDGRVLFATPDFSRFIVNTYSLADFENNPDLLQSFNALDDNDVWASVKGWASHEDPVLSALCKGLLDRKLFKISFFDAFPAPEILEAKSRELLESGIREEDLSYFLLTGETTNWAYEKEQDPIRVKMKTGELLDIADASDIPTIEALTKIVRKYYVCWGKNVSLRGS from the coding sequence TTGAACAAAAGAAAAATCATCAACGATCCCGTTTACGGTTTCATTTCCATTTCCTCGGATTTATTGTTCGATCTGGTAGAACATCCTTATTTTCAGCGGCTAAGGCGAATTAAGCAATTGGGGTTGGCGGATGTGGTTTATCCTGGTGCGCTGCATACACGCTTTCACCATGCCCTGGGTGCCATGCATTTGATGAGCCAGACGCTCCGGGCACTTCAGGAAAAGGGGCATTTGATATGGGGACCTGAAATTGAAGCGGCACAGATTGCCATTCTTTTACATGATCTGGGACATGGGCCTTTTTCGCATGTACTGGAGAGTGTGTTAATGCCGGGTGTGAAACATGAAGCCATCACCCTTGCCCTGATGAAAGACCTGAACCGGCAAATGAACGGCAGGCTGGATATGGCCATTCAGATGTTTGAAGGGACTTATCCCAGGAAATTTTTTCACCAGATGGTTTCCAGCCAGCTGGATATGGACCGGATGGATTATCTCAACAGGGACAGTTTTTATACGGGTGTTATCGAAGGCTCAATCGGTGCCGACAGGCTGATCAAAATGTTTGATATCAGCCACGACCAGCTTGTGGTGGAGGAGAAGGGGTTGCTCAGTATAGAGAATTTCCTGCATGCCCGGCGGCTCATGTACTGGCAGGTTTACCTGCACAAAACGTTGCTCAGTGCCCAGGCCATGCTCACACAAATCCTGCGCCGGGCCCGGGAATTGTCGAATGACGGGAGGGTTTTGTTTGCGACGCCCGATTTTTCCAGGTTTATTGTAAATACTTACAGTCTTGCAGATTTCGAAAATAATCCTGATTTATTACAATCTTTCAACGCTTTGGATGATAACGACGTATGGGCCTCTGTGAAGGGGTGGGCCAGTCACGAGGATCCGGTTCTGTCAGCACTTTGTAAAGGATTGCTGGATCGTAAGCTGTTCAAAATAAGCTTCTTTGATGCGTTTCCGGCTCCGGAGATTCTGGAAGCAAAAAGCCGGGAACTGCTGGAGTCAGGGATCAGAGAGGAAGATCTGTCGTATTTTCTTCTGACGGGTGAAACCACCAACTGGGCCTATGAAAAGGAACAGGACCCCATCCGCGTTAAAATGAAAACCGGAGAATTGCTTGATATAGCCGATGCATCGGACATTCCTACCATAGAAGCACTCACTAAGATTGTGCGCAAGTATTATGTATGTTGGGGTAAAAATGTATCTTTGCGTGGTTCATAA
- a CDS encoding type IV toxin-antitoxin system AbiEi family antitoxin — MILAENEIVGRALRNLEENTGITGHWTSVQNPHISETDGETRITMKETTVTFNTEVKREFRDYQLDKLIRQAELNRPFMLIADKIYPAQKQRLRENGIAYLDTAGNIYISNGNLLLWLDGQKPVHIGADTKTNRAFTKAGLKVVYAFLQNPEAVNFTYREIASFAKVALATINEAILSLKETGHIVQVNKNRMVLSNKRELLDNWIIGYQNILKPSLLLGTYHFAASDQWKQLELPATAVWGGEPAGDLETAHLNPQQWTIYTAQAKLELVKILRLAPKPDGNLNVYNKFWMDIAVYPDNLVTPELITYADLVITGDARCIETANIIYETKLSRIFDQP; from the coding sequence ATGATTCTTGCAGAAAATGAGATTGTCGGAAGGGCACTGAGAAACCTAGAAGAAAATACCGGTATTACTGGTCATTGGACTTCTGTGCAAAACCCACATATATCCGAGACCGATGGTGAAACAAGAATAACTATGAAAGAAACCACGGTTACTTTTAATACCGAGGTAAAACGCGAATTTCGCGACTACCAGCTAGACAAGCTAATTCGTCAAGCTGAACTGAATAGACCGTTTATGCTTATTGCAGATAAGATTTATCCGGCGCAGAAGCAGCGTTTGCGCGAAAACGGAATTGCCTATCTGGATACTGCAGGGAATATTTACATCTCCAACGGCAATTTACTGTTATGGCTGGATGGTCAAAAACCAGTGCATATCGGCGCCGATACAAAAACAAATCGGGCCTTCACCAAAGCCGGCCTTAAAGTAGTTTATGCTTTCTTACAAAATCCAGAGGCTGTAAATTTCACGTACCGTGAGATTGCTAGTTTTGCCAAGGTGGCACTGGCAACAATAAACGAAGCCATATTGTCTTTGAAAGAAACCGGGCATATTGTGCAGGTTAATAAAAACCGCATGGTACTCAGTAACAAAAGAGAGTTGCTCGATAATTGGATAATAGGATATCAAAATATATTAAAACCTTCCTTATTATTAGGAACTTACCATTTCGCAGCAAGCGACCAATGGAAGCAACTGGAGTTGCCTGCAACAGCTGTTTGGGGTGGTGAACCAGCAGGCGATCTTGAAACCGCCCACCTGAATCCCCAACAATGGACTATTTATACTGCCCAAGCCAAGCTCGAGTTAGTAAAAATCCTAAGGCTTGCCCCCAAGCCTGATGGTAACTTAAATGTCTACAACAAGTTTTGGATGGACATCGCCGTGTATCCAGACAACCTTGTGACTCCCGAACTGATAACTTACGCTGACTTGGTGATCACCGGAGATGCAAGATGCATTGAAACAGCAAATATTATTTACGAAACAAAGCTCAGTAGGATATTTGATCAGCCATGA
- a CDS encoding TlpA family protein disulfide reductase: MRNIKLFIGFASLLFLLNQERSLAQKPIEVGDLAPEIVLPTPGGKMVSLSSLKGNLVLIDFWASWCAPCVQEQPELKKLYAKYHYPSQTGTNLDIYAVSLDSKKDAWERAIKKLDLPWTQVSDLKFWTSPVAKTYQLEGIPFNVLVDQKGYIIALNLHGEQLDQFLSKRVGK; encoded by the coding sequence ATGCGTAATATTAAATTATTTATTGGTTTTGCAAGCTTGCTTTTTTTACTGAATCAGGAAAGATCATTGGCTCAAAAACCAATAGAAGTAGGGGATCTGGCACCCGAAATCGTGCTGCCCACCCCCGGTGGTAAAATGGTATCTCTTTCGTCCCTGAAGGGTAATTTGGTATTGATCGATTTTTGGGCATCGTGGTGTGCCCCGTGTGTTCAGGAGCAACCTGAGCTCAAAAAGTTATATGCAAAATACCATTACCCATCTCAAACGGGTACTAATCTGGATATTTATGCAGTTTCTCTGGATAGTAAAAAAGATGCCTGGGAGAGGGCTATTAAAAAACTGGACTTGCCATGGACACAGGTAAGCGATCTGAAATTCTGGACATCCCCGGTCGCCAAAACCTATCAGCTTGAAGGGATACCTTTCAACGTGTTAGTGGATCAAAAAGGATATATTATTGCCCTGAACCTTCACGGAGAACAGCTGGACCAGTTTTTAAGCAAAAGGGTTGGTAAGTAA
- a CDS encoding rhodanese-like domain-containing protein: MIRRKTLSIILGFLFMALSWLTTLAQTTAEPWTDSELKPTQELADQINDSGKKKPLIINVGPQAVIPGSLDAGPGSEKDNIKKLEKILSTQDKNREVVIYCGCCPFAKCPNVRPAFKVVKEQGFTQARLLNIPKNIKTDWIDKNYPVQ; this comes from the coding sequence ATGATACGTAGAAAAACATTATCGATCATTTTGGGATTTCTTTTCATGGCATTGTCATGGTTGACAACGCTGGCGCAAACCACTGCCGAGCCTTGGACAGATTCAGAGCTGAAACCTACCCAGGAACTTGCTGACCAGATTAACGACAGTGGAAAAAAGAAACCGCTGATCATTAATGTTGGGCCGCAGGCTGTTATTCCTGGCTCATTGGATGCAGGCCCCGGAAGTGAAAAGGACAATATCAAAAAACTGGAAAAGATTCTTTCGACCCAGGATAAAAACCGCGAGGTTGTTATTTACTGTGGTTGCTGCCCGTTTGCTAAATGTCCCAATGTCAGACCTGCATTTAAAGTTGTTAAAGAACAGGGCTTCACGCAGGCCAGATTGTTGAATATCCCGAAAAATATAAAAACGGACTGGATCGATAAGAATTATCCGGTACAATAA